A DNA window from Pongo abelii isolate AG06213 chromosome 2, NHGRI_mPonAbe1-v2.0_pri, whole genome shotgun sequence contains the following coding sequences:
- the DALRD3 gene encoding DALR anticodon-binding domain-containing protein 3 isoform X5, with protein MATRRLGVGETLGALNAALGPGGPVWIKEKRTRHLRSRDFLAPHRALQARFDDGQVPEHLLHALACLQGPGVAPVLRCAPTPAGLSLQLQRPAVFERVLSAVAAYATPASPASLGQRVLLHCPALRSSPCALRLSQLRTVLVADHLARALRAHGVCVRLVPAVRDPHMLTFLQQLRVDWPAASERASSHTLRSHALEELTSANDGRTLSPGILGRLCLKELVEEQGRTAGYDPNLDNCLVTEDLLSVLAELQEALWHWPENSDPGLAGAPDTGTDGCLVVHVVSCEEEFQQQKLDLLWRKLVDKAPLRQKHLICGPVKVAGAPGTLMTAPEYYKFRHAQVCKASALKHGGDLAQDPAWTEIFGVLSVATIKFEMLSTAPRSQLFLALADSSISTKGTKSGTFVMYNCARLATLFESYKCSMEQGLYPTFPPVSSLDFSLLHDEGEWLLLFNSILPFPDLLSQTAVLDCTAPGLHIAARTEMICKFLVQLSMDFSSYYNREARPHLFGQMFVRLQLLRAVREVLHTGLAMLGLPPLSHI; from the exons ATGGCGACCAGGCGCCTTGGGGTGGGGGAGACGCTGGGGGCCCTTAACGCGGCCCTGGGGCCAGGCGGTCCGGTGTGGATCAAGGAGAAGCGCACCCGCCACCTGCGTTCCCGAGACTTTTTGGCACCGCATCGCGCGCTGCAGGCGCGCTTCGATGACGGCCAG GTTCCGGAGCATTTGCTCCATGCCCTCGCCTGCCTGCAGGGCCCCGGTGTGGCCCCGGTGCTGCGCTGCGCGCCGACCCCCGCGGGTCTGTCTCTCCAACTGCAGCGGCCCGCTGTCTTCGAGCGCGTCCTCAGCGCCGTGGCCGCCTATGCCACGCCCGCCTCGCCTGCCTCGCTGGGCCAGCGCGTCTTACTACACTGCCCAGCACTGCGCAGCTCCCCCTGCGCACTCCGCTTGAGCCAGCTGCGTACGGTGCTCGTGGCCGATCATCTGGCGCGAGCCCTGCGCGCTCACGG GGTGTGCGTGCGCCTAGTGCCAGCTGTGCGGGATCCGCACATGCTGACCTTCCTGCAGCAACTGCGGGTGGACTGGCCCGCTGCCTCGGAGAGAGCTTCCTCCCACACCCTGAGGAGCCACGCCCTTGAAGAACTTACCTCTGCTAATGACGGGAGGACACTGTCCCCTGGCATCCTAGGCAGACTGTGTCTGAAGGAGCTGGTGGAAGAACAGGGCCGCACAGCTGGCTATGACCCCAACCTGGACAACTGTCTGG TGACGGAGGATCTCCTCTCTGTGCTGGCTGAGCTGCAAGAGGCTCTATGGCATTGGCCCGAGAACAGCGACCCAGGCCTG GCTGGGGCCCCAGATACTGGTACAGACGGCTGCCTGGTTGTACATGTTGTTAGCTGTGAGGAGGAGTTCCAGCAACAGAAGTTGGACCTGCTTTGGCGGAAGTTGGTTGACAAGGCTCCACTCAGACAG AAGCACCTGATCTGTGGCCCTGTGAAAGTAGCTGGTGCACCTGGCACTCTGATGACTGCCCCTGAGTACTACAA GTTCCGACATGCCCAGGTGTGCAAGGCCTCAGCACTGAAGCATGGTGGGGATCTGGCACAAG ACCCAGCCTGGACAGAGATCTTTGGTGTTCTCTCTGTGGCCACCATCAAGTTTGAGATGCTGAGCACAGCCCCACGGAGTCAG CTCTTCCTGGCTCTGGCTGACAGCAGTATCTCCACGAAGGGCACAAAGAGTGGCACCTTTGTCATGTATAATTGTGCCCGTCTTGCCACACTCTTTGAGAGTTACAAGTGTAGTATGGAACAAGGTCTGTACCCCACTTTTCCTCCTGTGAGCAGTCTGGACTTCTCACTGCTACATGATGAG GGTGAATGGTTGTTGCTCTTCAACAGTATCCTCCCCTTTCCGGATCTGCTAAGCCAGACAGCAGTGCTGGACTGCACAGCCCCGGGGCTCCACATTGCTGCACGCACAGAGATG ATATGCAAGTTCCTGGTACAGCTCAGCATGGATTTCAGCTCCTACTACAACCGG GAGGCTCGACCACACCTCTTTGGTCAGATGTTCGTCCGCCTGCAGCTTCTGAGGGCTGTGCGTGAGGTGCTCCATACTGGCCTGGCTATGCTGGGTCTCCCTCCACTGAGCCACATCTAA
- the DALRD3 gene encoding DALR anticodon-binding domain-containing protein 3 isoform X12: MATRRLGVGETLGALNAALGPGGPVWIKEKRTRHLRSRDFLAPHRALQARFDDGQVPEHLLHALACLQGPGVAPVLRCAPTPAGLSLQLQRPAVFERVLSAVAAYATPASPASLGQRVLLHCPALRSSPCALRLSQLRTVLVADHLARALRAHGVCVRLVPAVRDPHMLTFLQQLRVDWPAASERASSHTLRSHALEELTSANDGRTLSPGILGRLCLKELVEEQGRTAGYDPNLDNCLVTEDLLSVLAELQEALWHWPENSDPGLAGAPDTGTDGCLVVHVVSCEEEFQQQKLDLLWRKLVDKAPLRQKHLICGPVKVAGAPGTLMTAPEYYKFRHAQVCKASALKHGGDLAQDPAWTEIFGVLSVATIKFEMLSTAPRSQGEWLLLFNSILPFPDLLSQTAVLDCTAPGLHIAARTEMICKFLVQLSMDFSSYYNREARPHLFGQMFVRLQLLRAVREVLHTGLAMLGLPPLSHI; the protein is encoded by the exons ATGGCGACCAGGCGCCTTGGGGTGGGGGAGACGCTGGGGGCCCTTAACGCGGCCCTGGGGCCAGGCGGTCCGGTGTGGATCAAGGAGAAGCGCACCCGCCACCTGCGTTCCCGAGACTTTTTGGCACCGCATCGCGCGCTGCAGGCGCGCTTCGATGACGGCCAG GTTCCGGAGCATTTGCTCCATGCCCTCGCCTGCCTGCAGGGCCCCGGTGTGGCCCCGGTGCTGCGCTGCGCGCCGACCCCCGCGGGTCTGTCTCTCCAACTGCAGCGGCCCGCTGTCTTCGAGCGCGTCCTCAGCGCCGTGGCCGCCTATGCCACGCCCGCCTCGCCTGCCTCGCTGGGCCAGCGCGTCTTACTACACTGCCCAGCACTGCGCAGCTCCCCCTGCGCACTCCGCTTGAGCCAGCTGCGTACGGTGCTCGTGGCCGATCATCTGGCGCGAGCCCTGCGCGCTCACGG GGTGTGCGTGCGCCTAGTGCCAGCTGTGCGGGATCCGCACATGCTGACCTTCCTGCAGCAACTGCGGGTGGACTGGCCCGCTGCCTCGGAGAGAGCTTCCTCCCACACCCTGAGGAGCCACGCCCTTGAAGAACTTACCTCTGCTAATGACGGGAGGACACTGTCCCCTGGCATCCTAGGCAGACTGTGTCTGAAGGAGCTGGTGGAAGAACAGGGCCGCACAGCTGGCTATGACCCCAACCTGGACAACTGTCTGG TGACGGAGGATCTCCTCTCTGTGCTGGCTGAGCTGCAAGAGGCTCTATGGCATTGGCCCGAGAACAGCGACCCAGGCCTG GCTGGGGCCCCAGATACTGGTACAGACGGCTGCCTGGTTGTACATGTTGTTAGCTGTGAGGAGGAGTTCCAGCAACAGAAGTTGGACCTGCTTTGGCGGAAGTTGGTTGACAAGGCTCCACTCAGACAG AAGCACCTGATCTGTGGCCCTGTGAAAGTAGCTGGTGCACCTGGCACTCTGATGACTGCCCCTGAGTACTACAA GTTCCGACATGCCCAGGTGTGCAAGGCCTCAGCACTGAAGCATGGTGGGGATCTGGCACAAG ACCCAGCCTGGACAGAGATCTTTGGTGTTCTCTCTGTGGCCACCATCAAGTTTGAGATGCTGAGCACAGCCCCACGGAGTCAG GGTGAATGGTTGTTGCTCTTCAACAGTATCCTCCCCTTTCCGGATCTGCTAAGCCAGACAGCAGTGCTGGACTGCACAGCCCCGGGGCTCCACATTGCTGCACGCACAGAGATG ATATGCAAGTTCCTGGTACAGCTCAGCATGGATTTCAGCTCCTACTACAACCGG GAGGCTCGACCACACCTCTTTGGTCAGATGTTCGTCCGCCTGCAGCTTCTGAGGGCTGTGCGTGAGGTGCTCCATACTGGCCTGGCTATGCTGGGTCTCCCTCCACTGAGCCACATCTAA
- the DALRD3 gene encoding DALR anticodon-binding domain-containing protein 3 isoform X4, producing the protein MATRRLGVGETLGALNAALGPGGPVWIKEKRTRHLRSRDFLAPHRALQARFDDGQVPEHLLHALACLQGPGVAPVLRCAPTPAGLSLQLQRPAVFERVLSAVAAYATPASPASLGQRVLLHCPALRSSPCALRLSQLRTVLVADHLARALRAHGVCVRLVPAVRDPHMLTFLQQLRVDWPAASERASSHTLRSHALEELTSANDGRTLSPGILGRLCLKELVEEQGRTAGYDPNLDNCLVTEDLLSVLAELQEALWHWPENSDPGLAGAPDTGTDGCLVVHVVSCEEEFQQQKLDLLWRKLVDKAPLRQKHLICGPVKVAGAPGTLMTAPEYYKFRHAQVCKASALKHGGDLAQDPAWTEIFGVLSVATIKFEMLSTAPRSQLFLALADSSISTKGTKSGTFVMYNCARLATLFESYKCSMEQGLYPTFPPVSSLDFSLLHDEGEWLLLFNSILPFPDLLSQTAVLDCTAPGLHIAARTEMICKFLVQLSMDFSSYYNRVHILGEARPHLFGQMFVRLQLLRAVREVLHTGLAMLGLPPLSHI; encoded by the exons ATGGCGACCAGGCGCCTTGGGGTGGGGGAGACGCTGGGGGCCCTTAACGCGGCCCTGGGGCCAGGCGGTCCGGTGTGGATCAAGGAGAAGCGCACCCGCCACCTGCGTTCCCGAGACTTTTTGGCACCGCATCGCGCGCTGCAGGCGCGCTTCGATGACGGCCAG GTTCCGGAGCATTTGCTCCATGCCCTCGCCTGCCTGCAGGGCCCCGGTGTGGCCCCGGTGCTGCGCTGCGCGCCGACCCCCGCGGGTCTGTCTCTCCAACTGCAGCGGCCCGCTGTCTTCGAGCGCGTCCTCAGCGCCGTGGCCGCCTATGCCACGCCCGCCTCGCCTGCCTCGCTGGGCCAGCGCGTCTTACTACACTGCCCAGCACTGCGCAGCTCCCCCTGCGCACTCCGCTTGAGCCAGCTGCGTACGGTGCTCGTGGCCGATCATCTGGCGCGAGCCCTGCGCGCTCACGG GGTGTGCGTGCGCCTAGTGCCAGCTGTGCGGGATCCGCACATGCTGACCTTCCTGCAGCAACTGCGGGTGGACTGGCCCGCTGCCTCGGAGAGAGCTTCCTCCCACACCCTGAGGAGCCACGCCCTTGAAGAACTTACCTCTGCTAATGACGGGAGGACACTGTCCCCTGGCATCCTAGGCAGACTGTGTCTGAAGGAGCTGGTGGAAGAACAGGGCCGCACAGCTGGCTATGACCCCAACCTGGACAACTGTCTGG TGACGGAGGATCTCCTCTCTGTGCTGGCTGAGCTGCAAGAGGCTCTATGGCATTGGCCCGAGAACAGCGACCCAGGCCTG GCTGGGGCCCCAGATACTGGTACAGACGGCTGCCTGGTTGTACATGTTGTTAGCTGTGAGGAGGAGTTCCAGCAACAGAAGTTGGACCTGCTTTGGCGGAAGTTGGTTGACAAGGCTCCACTCAGACAG AAGCACCTGATCTGTGGCCCTGTGAAAGTAGCTGGTGCACCTGGCACTCTGATGACTGCCCCTGAGTACTACAA GTTCCGACATGCCCAGGTGTGCAAGGCCTCAGCACTGAAGCATGGTGGGGATCTGGCACAAG ACCCAGCCTGGACAGAGATCTTTGGTGTTCTCTCTGTGGCCACCATCAAGTTTGAGATGCTGAGCACAGCCCCACGGAGTCAG CTCTTCCTGGCTCTGGCTGACAGCAGTATCTCCACGAAGGGCACAAAGAGTGGCACCTTTGTCATGTATAATTGTGCCCGTCTTGCCACACTCTTTGAGAGTTACAAGTGTAGTATGGAACAAGGTCTGTACCCCACTTTTCCTCCTGTGAGCAGTCTGGACTTCTCACTGCTACATGATGAG GGTGAATGGTTGTTGCTCTTCAACAGTATCCTCCCCTTTCCGGATCTGCTAAGCCAGACAGCAGTGCTGGACTGCACAGCCCCGGGGCTCCACATTGCTGCACGCACAGAGATG ATATGCAAGTTCCTGGTACAGCTCAGCATGGATTTCAGCTCCTACTACAACCGGGTACACATCCTGGGG GAGGCTCGACCACACCTCTTTGGTCAGATGTTCGTCCGCCTGCAGCTTCTGAGGGCTGTGCGTGAGGTGCTCCATACTGGCCTGGCTATGCTGGGTCTCCCTCCACTGAGCCACATCTAA
- the DALRD3 gene encoding DALR anticodon-binding domain-containing protein 3 isoform X11 — MATRRLGVGETLGALNAALGPGGPVWIKEKRTRHLRSRDFLAPHRALQARFDDGQVPEHLLHALACLQGPGVAPVLRCAPTPAGLSLQLQRPAVFERVLSAVAAYATPASPASLGQRVLLHCPALRSSPCALRLSQLRTVLVADHLARALRAHGVCVRLVPAVRDPHMLTFLQQLRVDWPAASERASSHTLRSHALEELTSANDGRTLSPGILGRLCLKELVEEQGRTAGYDPNLDNCLVTEDLLSVLAELQEALWHWPENSDPGLAGAPDTGTDGCLVVHVVSCEEEFQQQKLDLLWRKLVDKAPLRQKHLICGPVKVAGAPGTLMTAPEYYKFRHAQVCKASALKHGGDLAQDPAWTEIFGVLSVATIKFEMLSTAPRSQGEWLLLFNSILPFPDLLSQTAVLDCTAPGLHIAARTEMICKFLVQLSMDFSSYYNRVHILGEARPHLFGQMFVRLQLLRAVREVLHTGLAMLGLPPLSHI, encoded by the exons ATGGCGACCAGGCGCCTTGGGGTGGGGGAGACGCTGGGGGCCCTTAACGCGGCCCTGGGGCCAGGCGGTCCGGTGTGGATCAAGGAGAAGCGCACCCGCCACCTGCGTTCCCGAGACTTTTTGGCACCGCATCGCGCGCTGCAGGCGCGCTTCGATGACGGCCAG GTTCCGGAGCATTTGCTCCATGCCCTCGCCTGCCTGCAGGGCCCCGGTGTGGCCCCGGTGCTGCGCTGCGCGCCGACCCCCGCGGGTCTGTCTCTCCAACTGCAGCGGCCCGCTGTCTTCGAGCGCGTCCTCAGCGCCGTGGCCGCCTATGCCACGCCCGCCTCGCCTGCCTCGCTGGGCCAGCGCGTCTTACTACACTGCCCAGCACTGCGCAGCTCCCCCTGCGCACTCCGCTTGAGCCAGCTGCGTACGGTGCTCGTGGCCGATCATCTGGCGCGAGCCCTGCGCGCTCACGG GGTGTGCGTGCGCCTAGTGCCAGCTGTGCGGGATCCGCACATGCTGACCTTCCTGCAGCAACTGCGGGTGGACTGGCCCGCTGCCTCGGAGAGAGCTTCCTCCCACACCCTGAGGAGCCACGCCCTTGAAGAACTTACCTCTGCTAATGACGGGAGGACACTGTCCCCTGGCATCCTAGGCAGACTGTGTCTGAAGGAGCTGGTGGAAGAACAGGGCCGCACAGCTGGCTATGACCCCAACCTGGACAACTGTCTGG TGACGGAGGATCTCCTCTCTGTGCTGGCTGAGCTGCAAGAGGCTCTATGGCATTGGCCCGAGAACAGCGACCCAGGCCTG GCTGGGGCCCCAGATACTGGTACAGACGGCTGCCTGGTTGTACATGTTGTTAGCTGTGAGGAGGAGTTCCAGCAACAGAAGTTGGACCTGCTTTGGCGGAAGTTGGTTGACAAGGCTCCACTCAGACAG AAGCACCTGATCTGTGGCCCTGTGAAAGTAGCTGGTGCACCTGGCACTCTGATGACTGCCCCTGAGTACTACAA GTTCCGACATGCCCAGGTGTGCAAGGCCTCAGCACTGAAGCATGGTGGGGATCTGGCACAAG ACCCAGCCTGGACAGAGATCTTTGGTGTTCTCTCTGTGGCCACCATCAAGTTTGAGATGCTGAGCACAGCCCCACGGAGTCAG GGTGAATGGTTGTTGCTCTTCAACAGTATCCTCCCCTTTCCGGATCTGCTAAGCCAGACAGCAGTGCTGGACTGCACAGCCCCGGGGCTCCACATTGCTGCACGCACAGAGATG ATATGCAAGTTCCTGGTACAGCTCAGCATGGATTTCAGCTCCTACTACAACCGGGTACACATCCTGGGG GAGGCTCGACCACACCTCTTTGGTCAGATGTTCGTCCGCCTGCAGCTTCTGAGGGCTGTGCGTGAGGTGCTCCATACTGGCCTGGCTATGCTGGGTCTCCCTCCACTGAGCCACATCTAA
- the DALRD3 gene encoding DALR anticodon-binding domain-containing protein 3 isoform X10 — protein sequence MATRRLGVGETLGALNAALGPGGPVWIKEKRTRHLRSRDFLAPHRALQARFDDGQVPEHLLHALACLQGPGVAPVLRCAPTPAGLSLQLQRPAVFERVLSAVAAYATPASPASLGQRVLLHCPALRSSPCALRLSQLRTVLVADHLARALRAHGVCVRLVPAVRDPHMLTFLQQLRVDWPAASERASSHTLRSHALEELTSANDGRTLSPGILGRLCLKELVEEQGRTAGYDPNLDNCLVTEDLLSVLAELQEALWHWPENSDPGLAGAPDTGTDGCLVVHVVSCEEEFQQQKLDLLWRKLVDKAPLRQKHLICGPVKVAGAPGTLMTAPEYYKFRHAQVCKASALKHGGDLAQDPAWTEIFGVLSVATIKFEMLSTAPRSQGEWLLLFNSILPFPDLLSQTAVLDCTAPGLHIAARTEMVRHRQPGHSTLYSLFWPGAQEQRDGPVTQSLSLDMQVPGTAQHGFQLLLQPGGSTTPLWSDVRPPAASEGCA from the exons ATGGCGACCAGGCGCCTTGGGGTGGGGGAGACGCTGGGGGCCCTTAACGCGGCCCTGGGGCCAGGCGGTCCGGTGTGGATCAAGGAGAAGCGCACCCGCCACCTGCGTTCCCGAGACTTTTTGGCACCGCATCGCGCGCTGCAGGCGCGCTTCGATGACGGCCAG GTTCCGGAGCATTTGCTCCATGCCCTCGCCTGCCTGCAGGGCCCCGGTGTGGCCCCGGTGCTGCGCTGCGCGCCGACCCCCGCGGGTCTGTCTCTCCAACTGCAGCGGCCCGCTGTCTTCGAGCGCGTCCTCAGCGCCGTGGCCGCCTATGCCACGCCCGCCTCGCCTGCCTCGCTGGGCCAGCGCGTCTTACTACACTGCCCAGCACTGCGCAGCTCCCCCTGCGCACTCCGCTTGAGCCAGCTGCGTACGGTGCTCGTGGCCGATCATCTGGCGCGAGCCCTGCGCGCTCACGG GGTGTGCGTGCGCCTAGTGCCAGCTGTGCGGGATCCGCACATGCTGACCTTCCTGCAGCAACTGCGGGTGGACTGGCCCGCTGCCTCGGAGAGAGCTTCCTCCCACACCCTGAGGAGCCACGCCCTTGAAGAACTTACCTCTGCTAATGACGGGAGGACACTGTCCCCTGGCATCCTAGGCAGACTGTGTCTGAAGGAGCTGGTGGAAGAACAGGGCCGCACAGCTGGCTATGACCCCAACCTGGACAACTGTCTGG TGACGGAGGATCTCCTCTCTGTGCTGGCTGAGCTGCAAGAGGCTCTATGGCATTGGCCCGAGAACAGCGACCCAGGCCTG GCTGGGGCCCCAGATACTGGTACAGACGGCTGCCTGGTTGTACATGTTGTTAGCTGTGAGGAGGAGTTCCAGCAACAGAAGTTGGACCTGCTTTGGCGGAAGTTGGTTGACAAGGCTCCACTCAGACAG AAGCACCTGATCTGTGGCCCTGTGAAAGTAGCTGGTGCACCTGGCACTCTGATGACTGCCCCTGAGTACTACAA GTTCCGACATGCCCAGGTGTGCAAGGCCTCAGCACTGAAGCATGGTGGGGATCTGGCACAAG ACCCAGCCTGGACAGAGATCTTTGGTGTTCTCTCTGTGGCCACCATCAAGTTTGAGATGCTGAGCACAGCCCCACGGAGTCAG GGTGAATGGTTGTTGCTCTTCAACAGTATCCTCCCCTTTCCGGATCTGCTAAGCCAGACAGCAGTGCTGGACTGCACAGCCCCGGGGCTCCACATTGCTGCACGCACAGAGATGGTGAGGCATAGACAACCAGGACACTCTACACTCTATTCTTTATTCTGGCCTGGGGCACAAGAGCAAAGAGATGGGCCAGTGACTCAGTCTCTGTCTCTAGATATGCAAGTTCCTGGTACAGCTCAGCATGGATTTCAGCTCCTACTACAACCGG GAGGCTCGACCACACCTCTTTGGTCAGATGTTCGTCCGCCTGCAGCTTCTGAGGGCTGTGCGTGA
- the DALRD3 gene encoding DALR anticodon-binding domain-containing protein 3 isoform X3, which produces MATRRLGVGETLGALNAALGPGGPVWIKEKRTRHLRSRDFLAPHRALQARFDDGQVPEHLLHALACLQGPGVAPVLRCAPTPAGLSLQLQRPAVFERVLSAVAAYATPASPASLGQRVLLHCPALRSSPCALRLSQLRTVLVADHLARALRAHGVCVRLVPAVRDPHMLTFLQQLRVDWPAASERASSHTLRSHALEELTSANDGRTLSPGILGRLCLKELVEEQGRTAGYDPNLDNCLVTEDLLSVLAELQEALWHWPENSDPGLAGAPDTGTDGCLVVHVVSCEEEFQQQKLDLLWRKLVDKAPLRQKHLICGPVKVAGAPGTLMTAPEYYKFRHAQVCKASALKHGGDLAQDPAWTEIFGVLSVATIKFEMLSTAPRSQLFLALADSSISTKGTKSGTFVMYNCARLATLFESYKCSMEQGLYPTFPPVSSLDFSLLHDEGEWLLLFNSILPFPDLLSQTAVLDCTAPGLHIAARTEMVRHRQPGHSTLYSLFWPGAQEQRDGPVTQSLSLDMQVPGTAQHGFQLLLQPGGSTTPLWSDVRPPAASEGCA; this is translated from the exons ATGGCGACCAGGCGCCTTGGGGTGGGGGAGACGCTGGGGGCCCTTAACGCGGCCCTGGGGCCAGGCGGTCCGGTGTGGATCAAGGAGAAGCGCACCCGCCACCTGCGTTCCCGAGACTTTTTGGCACCGCATCGCGCGCTGCAGGCGCGCTTCGATGACGGCCAG GTTCCGGAGCATTTGCTCCATGCCCTCGCCTGCCTGCAGGGCCCCGGTGTGGCCCCGGTGCTGCGCTGCGCGCCGACCCCCGCGGGTCTGTCTCTCCAACTGCAGCGGCCCGCTGTCTTCGAGCGCGTCCTCAGCGCCGTGGCCGCCTATGCCACGCCCGCCTCGCCTGCCTCGCTGGGCCAGCGCGTCTTACTACACTGCCCAGCACTGCGCAGCTCCCCCTGCGCACTCCGCTTGAGCCAGCTGCGTACGGTGCTCGTGGCCGATCATCTGGCGCGAGCCCTGCGCGCTCACGG GGTGTGCGTGCGCCTAGTGCCAGCTGTGCGGGATCCGCACATGCTGACCTTCCTGCAGCAACTGCGGGTGGACTGGCCCGCTGCCTCGGAGAGAGCTTCCTCCCACACCCTGAGGAGCCACGCCCTTGAAGAACTTACCTCTGCTAATGACGGGAGGACACTGTCCCCTGGCATCCTAGGCAGACTGTGTCTGAAGGAGCTGGTGGAAGAACAGGGCCGCACAGCTGGCTATGACCCCAACCTGGACAACTGTCTGG TGACGGAGGATCTCCTCTCTGTGCTGGCTGAGCTGCAAGAGGCTCTATGGCATTGGCCCGAGAACAGCGACCCAGGCCTG GCTGGGGCCCCAGATACTGGTACAGACGGCTGCCTGGTTGTACATGTTGTTAGCTGTGAGGAGGAGTTCCAGCAACAGAAGTTGGACCTGCTTTGGCGGAAGTTGGTTGACAAGGCTCCACTCAGACAG AAGCACCTGATCTGTGGCCCTGTGAAAGTAGCTGGTGCACCTGGCACTCTGATGACTGCCCCTGAGTACTACAA GTTCCGACATGCCCAGGTGTGCAAGGCCTCAGCACTGAAGCATGGTGGGGATCTGGCACAAG ACCCAGCCTGGACAGAGATCTTTGGTGTTCTCTCTGTGGCCACCATCAAGTTTGAGATGCTGAGCACAGCCCCACGGAGTCAG CTCTTCCTGGCTCTGGCTGACAGCAGTATCTCCACGAAGGGCACAAAGAGTGGCACCTTTGTCATGTATAATTGTGCCCGTCTTGCCACACTCTTTGAGAGTTACAAGTGTAGTATGGAACAAGGTCTGTACCCCACTTTTCCTCCTGTGAGCAGTCTGGACTTCTCACTGCTACATGATGAG GGTGAATGGTTGTTGCTCTTCAACAGTATCCTCCCCTTTCCGGATCTGCTAAGCCAGACAGCAGTGCTGGACTGCACAGCCCCGGGGCTCCACATTGCTGCACGCACAGAGATGGTGAGGCATAGACAACCAGGACACTCTACACTCTATTCTTTATTCTGGCCTGGGGCACAAGAGCAAAGAGATGGGCCAGTGACTCAGTCTCTGTCTCTAGATATGCAAGTTCCTGGTACAGCTCAGCATGGATTTCAGCTCCTACTACAACCGG GAGGCTCGACCACACCTCTTTGGTCAGATGTTCGTCCGCCTGCAGCTTCTGAGGGCTGTGCGTGA